In Brachybacterium fresconis, the genomic stretch CCGGTGCGGATCGCGCAGAACGCCCCGGTGGATCTCCCCTCCGGGGACATCGCGGTGCTGAACAATGCCTTCGGCTTCGGCGGCCACGACATCGCGGCGATCTTCACCAGCGCCTGAGCGGTGCTGTCGGCCCACGAGGAGGTGCTGGCAGCCTGACGGCTCCCACCGAGTGCGACCGTGGGCACCCTTCCCGTGCCGGGGAGTGGTGCCCACGGTCGCACTCGATTGCCGTCGGGGTCGCGAACAGCTGATGCGATGCCGCGCCGATGCGGCCCATGCTCGACCGGCGCGATTCCGCTGCTCGCCAGCAGTTGCGGCGCGGCCGACCCTGAGCCGATGCGGCGCGGCCGGTCCTCAACCGATGCGGTGCGGACGGTCCTCAGCTGACGCGGTGCAGCCAGCGCATCGGAACGCCCTCGCCGGCGTGGCGGAAGATCTCGAGGTCCTCGTCCCAGGGCTCCCCGAGCGCGATGCCGAGCTCGCGGCGCAGCGCGTGCGGATCCGTCCCCGCCCGCTCCATGCAGCCGCGCACATGGTCCTCGGTCAGCACAGTGTTGCCGGCGTGGTCGGTGGCCGCGTGGTGGATGCCGAGCTCGGGGGTGCAGCTCCAGCGGGCGCCGTCGCTGATGGCCGTGGCCTCCTGGGTCACCTCGAAGCGCACCTCGTGCATGCCGCGCAGCGCGCTGACCAGGCGGGCTCCGGTGTCGTCCCGTCCGCGCCAGATCATCTCGGCCCGCAGCAGGCCGCGAGCGACGTGCTGCTCCTCCCAGCGGATGCGGGAGGGCATGCCGAGAACTCCGCTCGCGGCCCATTCGATGTGCGGTGCGAGGGCTCGCGGCGCGGAGTGAACATACAGAACGCCCTGAGTCATCTCGTTCCTTCCGGTGTCCGATGCGTCTTCCCCAACGAATCGGTGCTGTCCGGATGGTGCGTGGTGCCGGAGGGCTCCTGTCTCTACGGCAGAGCTTAGAGGGTCTCCCTGATCTGGCGCAACGCCTTCTTCTTCACGGAGCGTTCGAGGCCGTCGATGTAGAGCTCGCCGTCGAGATGGGCGACCTCGTGCTGGATGAGGCGGGCGACGATGCCCTCGCCGGCCAGTTCGATCTCCTGGCCGTCCACGTCGGTGCCGACGCAGCGCGCGTAGGCGGAGCGGGTGCGCGGGAAGAACAGCCCCGGCACGGACAGGCAGCCCTCGTCGTCGTGCTGGAGCTCCTCGGAGAGGTCGACGATGACGGGGTTGATGATGTGGCCGATCCCGCGGTCCTCGATGTTCCAGGAGAACGCACGCTGACCGATGCCGATCTGGTTCGCCGCGACGCCGGCGCGGCCCTCGTCGTCCACGGTGTCCTCGAGGTCACGGATCAGGTGGCGGGTGCCGTCGGTGACGGTCCGGATGGGGTCGCAGGGGGTGCGCAGCACCGGGTCGCCGACGATGCGGATCGGGCGGATGCTCATCGCGACTCCTGCCCGGGCTCCCCAGGCTGCTCGGCCTGTCCGGTCTGCTCCGTCTGCTCCCTCGCCGCCGACGTCTCCTCGGCCCCAAGGATCTGGTGGGTGACCTCGGTTCCGGGCACGACGGTGCGCTCGACGGTGCAGCCGGCGGCGACCGCGCGGCCGAACACCTTCACGACCGAGGCGATCTCGGCCTCGGTGAGCCCCTCGAGCGGCAGCTGGACCTGCTCGGTGATCTCCGGGTAGCGGTTGTCCTCGTCGGACGTCGCGTGCGCCCACAGGCGCATGTCGAAGTCCTCCCCCAGCCGACGGGCGAGGTTGATGTCGGAGGTCATGCCGGCGCAGCCGATGAGGGCGAGCTTCAACAGCTCGCCGGGGCTGATCTCGCCCTCCCCCTTGCCGATGGGGATCTCGACACCGCGCCGGTTCCGGCCGACGAGGGTGCGGTGGCCGGTGCGATCGGCCCATACGCTTTCGGACGTGGCCTCCTCGGGGACGGGGAAGCGATCATCGGGGACGGAGGGCATCGTCCTACTCCTTCACGGCAGCGCCTGCGGACAGACAAGAGGGCAGAAACAACGCAGCCCCGGGGGTGTCCCCGGGGCTGCGCCTGGTGTGGCTCCCGCAGTTGGATTCGAACCAACAACCCTTCGATTAACAGTCGAATGCTCTGCCGTTGAGCTATGCGGGATCGACCTCGACAACTTTAGCAGGGCCGCGCGGAG encodes the following:
- a CDS encoding DUF3145 domain-containing protein, with product MTQGVLYVHSAPRALAPHIEWAASGVLGMPSRIRWEEQHVARGLLRAEMIWRGRDDTGARLVSALRGMHEVRFEVTQEATAISDGARWSCTPELGIHHAATDHAGNTVLTEDHVRGCMERAGTDPHALRRELGIALGEPWDEDLEIFRHAGEGVPMRWLHRVS
- a CDS encoding peptide deformylase, with the translated sequence MSIRPIRIVGDPVLRTPCDPIRTVTDGTRHLIRDLEDTVDDEGRAGVAANQIGIGQRAFSWNIEDRGIGHIINPVIVDLSEELQHDDEGCLSVPGLFFPRTRSAYARCVGTDVDGQEIELAGEGIVARLIQHEVAHLDGELYIDGLERSVKKKALRQIRETL
- a CDS encoding OsmC family protein, with translation MPSVPDDRFPVPEEATSESVWADRTGHRTLVGRNRRGVEIPIGKGEGEISPGELLKLALIGCAGMTSDINLARRLGEDFDMRLWAHATSDEDNRYPEITEQVQLPLEGLTEAEIASVVKVFGRAVAAGCTVERTVVPGTEVTHQILGAEETSAAREQTEQTGQAEQPGEPGQESR